In the genome of Drosophila yakuba strain Tai18E2 chromosome 3R, Prin_Dyak_Tai18E2_2.1, whole genome shotgun sequence, one region contains:
- the LOC6536027 gene encoding esterase B1, translating into MQTPTTHNGTVQTQTTAIRFAKNFTTLALCVVLALDFELIRLLAPTANGRLLMMSESLETCELTLPVGKIKGVKRLSLYDDPYYSFEKVPFAKPPLGELRFRAPVPADPWSGILDCTHYAEKPTQRGLQTGVVEGGEDCLYLNVYSKKLKSDKPLPVMVYIYGGGFTVGEATRKLYGPDYFMAKDVILVTLNYRVDCLGFLSLKDPSLKVPGNAGLKDQVLALKWVKQYISNFNGDDSNITVFGDSAGGSSTHFMMCTNQTRGLFHKAIPMSGTVHNYWAINPTEDFAFRLAQQNGFTGENNDAKVLEYLLGVPATDLVNHSLILPEHQRNGLVFAFGPTVEPYVGEDCVVPKPPVEMARDAWSNDLPVMLGGTSFEGLFMYPAVSANPKALDDLSKDPLSLVPVEVREVSSEKESLEYSQRLIKAYFGDSPPSSALLMNMLDLHSYKTYWHGYNRTLNARLTYAKAPTYYYRFDFDSPNFNFYRTKFCGDKVKTGVAHADDLSYLFRNVGSWKLEKTSAEYRTIERMIGIWTAFAATSDPNCPEIGHLDWRPSTKDDSKRVINISSDVSIIDLPEYEKIQIWDSFYTRNPLI; encoded by the exons ATAAggtttgccaaaaattttACCACTTTGGCtttgtgtgttgttttggctttggatTTCGAACTCATTAGATTGTTGGCACCCACCGCAAACGGACGACTCCTAATGATGTCAGAAAG CCTGGAAACTTGCGAGCTTACCCTGCCCGTGGGTAAAATTAAGGGCGTAAAACGCCTCAGTCTTTATGACGACCCCTACTACAGCTTCGAAAAGGTCCCCTTTGCGAAGCCCCCGCTGGGAGAACTGAGATTTAGGGCTCCGGTGCCTGCAGATCCATGGAGCGGAATTCTGGATTGCACCCACTACGCAGAGAAACCAACCCAGAGGGGTTTACAGACTGGAGTTGTCGAAGGCGGCGAGGATTGTCTGTATCTGAACGTCTATTCCAAGAAG tTGAAGAGTGACAAGCCATTGCCGGTAATGGTATACATTTATGGCGGGGGCTTCACTGTAGGAGAGGCAACCCGTAAATTGTACGGCCCGGACTATTTTATGGCCAAAGATGTTATTCTTGTGACGCTTAATTATCGCGTAGATTGTTTGG GATTCCTGTCGCTCAAGGATCCGAGTCTGAAAGTTCCTGGAAACGCAGGTCTCAAGGACCAAGTGCTAGCTCTCAAGTGGGTCAAGCAGTACATTTCCAACTTCAATGGCGATGATAGTAATATTACGGTATTCGGAGACAGTGCCGGCGGTTCTTCTACCCACTTCATGATGTGTACGAATCAGACCAGGGGACTGTTCCACAAAGCCATTCCCATGTCGGGAACAGTCCACAATTACTGGGCCATTAACCCGACCGAAGACTTTGCCTTCCGCCTGGCTCAGCAGAATGGTTTCACTGGCGAAAATAACGACGCCAAGGTACTGGAATATCTCCTGGGAGTTCCGGCTACAGATTTAGTAAACCATAGTTTGATATTACCCGAACACCAAAGGAATGGTCTGGTCTTCGCCTTCGGACCCACAGTGGAGCCATATGTGGGTGAGGATTGCGTGGTCCCCAAGCCGCCGGTGGAGATGGCCCGGGATGCGTGGTCCAACGATTTGCCCGTCATGCTGGGTGGAACTTCCTTTGAGGGGCTCTTCATGTATCCAGCCGTTTCGGCCAATCCTAAGGCGTTAGATGACCTAAGCAAGGATCCACTTAGCCTGGTGCCGGTTGAAGTGCGTGAGGTCAGCAGCGAGAAAGAGAGTCTGGAGTACAGTCAGCGCCTTATCAAAGCCTACTTCGGGGATTCACCACCCAGCTCAGCACTACTTATGAATATGCTCGAT TTACATTCCTACAAAACGTATTGGCACGGTTATAATCGCACCTTGAACGCAAGACTTACCTATGCAAAAGCACCAACATATTACTATCGCTTCGACTTTGATTCGCCAAACTTCAACTTCTACCGGACTAAATTCTGTGGAGATAAGGTTAAAACAGGTGTGGCCCATGCCGATGACCTGAGTTATTTGTTCCGGAACGTGGGCTCTTGGAAACTGGAGAAGACATCTGCGGAATATCGCACCATCGAAAGGATGATTGGCATTTGGACGGCCTTCGCGGCGACCTCCGATCCAAATTGCCCTGAGATTGGTCATTTGGACTGGAGACCATCTACAAAGGATGATTCCAAGCGCGTTATCAACATCAGCAGCGATGTTAGTATTATAGATTTGCCCGAGTatgaaaaaattcaaatttgggATAGCTTCTATACGCGAAATCCATTGATCtaa
- the LOC6536028 gene encoding tubulin alpha-3 chain, translating to MRECISIHVGQAGVQIGNACWELYCLEHGIQPDGQMPSDKTVGGGDDSFNTFFSETGAGKHVPRAVFVDLEPTVVDEVRTGTYRQLFHPEQLITGKEDAANNYARGHYTIGKEIVDLVLDRIRKLADQCTGLQGFLIFHSFGGGTGSGFTSLLMERLSVDYGKKSKLEFAVYPAPQVSTAVVEPYNSILTTHTTLEHSDCAFMVDNEAIYDICRRNLDIERPTYTNLNRLIGQIVSSITASLRFDGALNVDLTEFQTNLVPYPRIHFPLVTYAPVISAEKAYHEQLSVAEITNACFEPANQMVKVDPRHGKYMACCMLYRGDVVPKDVNAAIATIKTKRTIQFVDWCPTGFKVGINYQPPTVVPGGDLAKVQRAVCMLSNTTAIAEAWARLDHKFDLMYAKRAFVHWYVGEGMEEGEFSEAREDLAALEKDYEEVGMDSGDGEGEGAEEY from the coding sequence atgCGGGAATGTATCTCCATCCACGTGGGCCAGGCTGGTGTCCAGATTGGAAACGCCTGCTGGGAGCTCTACTGCCTGGAGCACGGCATCCAGCCCGATGGCCAGATGCCTTCTGACAAGACCGTGGGCGGAGGTGATGACTCGTTCAACACCTTCTTCAGCGAGACTGGAGCTGGCAAGCACGTGCCCCGCGCCGTGTTTGTGGATCTGGAGCCCACTGTGGTCGATGAGGTCCGTACGGGAACCTACCGTCAGCTGTTCCACCCCGAGCAACTGATCACCGGTAAGGAGGACGCGGCGAACAACTACGCCCGTGGCCACTACACCATCGGCAAGGAGATCGTCGATCTTGTTCTGGACAGGATCCGCAAGCTGGCCGATCAGTGCACCGGTCTGCAGGGTTTCCTCATCTTCCACTCGTTCGGTGGAGGTACTGGCTCTGGCTTCACCTCGCTGCTGATGGAGCGTCTCTCCGTCGACTACGGCAAGAAGTCTAAGCTGGAGTTCGCCGTGTACCCAGCTCCGCAGGTGTCCACCGCCGTGGTGGAGCCCTACAACTCCATCCTGACCACGCACACCACCCTCGAGCACTCCGACTGCGCCTTCATGGTCGACAACGAAGCCATCTACGACATTTGTCGCCGAAACCTGGACATCGAACGACCCACTTACACTAACCTGAATCGTTTAATCGGCCAGATAGTGTCCTCGATCACTGCCTCTCTGCGATTCGATGGAGCCCTTAATGTGGACCTCACCGAGTTCCAGACCAACCTGGTGCCCTACCCCCGCATCCACTTCCCGCTGGTGACCTACGCCCCCGTCATCTCCGCCGAGAAGGCCTACCACGAGCAGCTGTCGGTGGCCGAGATCACCAACGCCTGCTTCGAGCCAGCCAACCAGATGGTCAAAGTGGATCCCCGGCACGGCAAGTACATGGCTTGCTGCATGCTGTACCGCGGCGATGTGGTGCCCAAGGACGTGAACGCCGCCATCGCCACCATCAAGACTAAGCGCACCATTCAGTTCGTGGACTGGTGCCCCACAGGCTTTAAGGTGGGCATTAACTACCAGCCACCCACTGTGGTTCCTGGCGGGGATCTGGCCAAGGTTCAGCGTGCTGTGTGCATGCTGTCCAATACCACTGCTATTGCCGAGGCCTGGGCCCGTCTGGACCACAAGTTTGACCTGATGTACGCCAAAAGGGCCTTCGTCCACTGGTATGTTGGTGAGGGCATGGAGGAGGGCGAGTTCTCAGAGGCCCGCGAGGATCTGGCTGCCTTGGAAAAGGACTACGAGGAGGTCGGCATGGACTCTGGTGACGGCGAGGGCGAGGGTGCTGAGGAGTACTAG
- the LOC6536029 gene encoding reticulon-1-A: MNSDTSLKAEESSQIFVDLKNLLLWRNCRKTLIVFTGILLLLLDVMVHSVISVISMAGITVLLAAIGYRLLVQFWRIWKKDGNKDHISRFYPHVKIDIPREETLYLAGKAVFHLNSILNRMIELLLVEKWEDSLKFLVLLCGINLLGDCFNGLTLLLFGHVFIFTLPKLYESYKPLVDVQIRKLRSCKKDPSNIVETKAEKSDCIQKEYPSEPPYEGQESKEDKDKVLYNLCDNEQLLSLLEEEHRKGCRCRDCEHRDLPIEAH; the protein is encoded by the exons atgaaTTCCGATACTTCGTTGAAGGCTGAGGAGTCCAGCCAGATATTTGTGGATCTAAAGAACCTATTGTTGTGGCGCAATTGCCGAAAGACTTTGATAGTCTTTACGGgcatcctgctcctcctgctggatgTAATGGTCCACTCGGTGATCAGTGTAATAAGCATGGCAGGGATCACTGTTCTCCTGGCAGCCATTGGTTATCGCCTTCTGGTGCAGTTCTGGAGGATCTGGAAGAAGGATGGGAACAAAGATCATATCTCACGTTTCTATCCTCACGTGAAGATAGACATTCCCCGGGAGGAGACTCTTTATCTGGCCGGGAAAGCAGTTTTCCATctgaattcaattttaaacCGTATGATTGAACTGTTGCTGGTGGAAAAGTGGGAGGATTCCCTGAAGTTCCTAGTTTTACTCTGCGGCATTAATTTGCTGGGAGATTGTTTCAACGGATTGACTTTGCTTCTATTTG GACAcgtgtttatttttacccTACCAAAACTGTACGAGTCGTATAAGCCACTGGTTGATGTCCAGATCCGGAAATTGCGTAGTTGCAAGAAGGATCCATCGAATATAGTCGAAACTAAAGCTGAAAAATCGGATTGTATTCAGAAAGAATATCCATCGGAGCCACCATATGAGGGTCAGGAATCCAAGGAAGACAAAGACAAAGTGCTATATAATTTATGCGATAATGAGCAACTTCTAAGTCtcctggaggaggagcaccGCAAAGGATGTCGTTGTCGTGATTGCGAGCACCGGGATTTGCCTATTGAGGCACACTGA